One segment of Heterodontus francisci isolate sHetFra1 chromosome 28, sHetFra1.hap1, whole genome shotgun sequence DNA contains the following:
- the LOC137345278 gene encoding uncharacterized protein — protein MTEFAPCKLEVFAQPLYQPDAQPSVQPDLPQAKGINTTHLGAQVEKVVPSCSNPKQVHFQVGSCNGRNFPLMVSPFTSVKELKVKIEEKTGILAKSQILYVNNKTLEDGKILNNYQLKGINNLLVVHKVWGG, from the exons ATGACCGAGTTCGCTCCGTGTAAGCTGGAGGTTTTCGCCCAGCCT CTCTACCAGCCTGatgcccagcccagtgtccagccTGACCTCCCACAGGCAAAGGGTATCAACACCACCCATCTGGGAGCCCAGGTTGAGAAGGTAGTGCCCTCGTGCTCCAACCCAAAGCAAGTCCACTTCCAGGTGGGAAGCTGTAATGGCCGGAACTTCCCGCTGATGGTCAGTCCCTTCACCAGTGTAAAGgagctgaaggtgaagattgaggaGAAAACTGGAATCCTCGCTAAGAGCCAGATCCTGTACGTCAACAATAAGACCCTCGAGGACGGGAAAATCCTGAACAATTATCAACTGAAGGGGATCAACAACCTCCTTGTGGTTCACAAGGTTTGGGGGGGTTAA
- the LOC137345279 gene encoding uncharacterized protein: MTEFAPCKLEVFAQPLYQPDAQPSVQPDLPQAKGINTTHLGAQVEKVVPSCSNPKQVHFQVGSCNGRNFPLMVSPFTSVKELKVKIEEQTGILAKSQILYVNNKTLEDGKILNNYQLKGINNLLVVHKVWGG; the protein is encoded by the exons ATGACCGAGTTCGCTCCGTGTAAGCTGGAGGTTTTCGCCCAGCCT CTCTACCAGCCTGatgcccagcccagtgtccagccTGACCTCCCACAGGCAAAGGGTATCAACACCACCCATCTGGGAGCCCAGGTTGAGAAGGTAGTGCCCTCGTGCTCCAACCCAAAGCAAGTCCACTTCCAGGTGGGAAGCTGTAATGGCCGGAACTTCCCGCTGATGGTCAGTCCCTTCACCAGTGTAAAGgagctgaaggtgaagattgaggaGCAAACTGGAATCCTCGCTAAGAGCCAGATCCTGTACGTCAACAATAAGACCCTCGAGGACGGGAAAATCCTGAACAATTATCAACTGAAGGGGATCAACAACCTCCTTGTGGTTCACAAGGTTTGGGGGGGTTAA